A section of the Gloeobacter violaceus PCC 7421 genome encodes:
- a CDS encoding DUF4079 domain-containing protein, protein MHLPSFLWLWKIAAWSMGLSLAVYALLAASGLWVLIRRPGGRSGRALRRLHLGAGVALVGLTSLLLGIGVVGTLGRFGSLGHSPHLGSGLFVVALVATSAWTARQMLRGRRWAKPLHLGAGSLLLVGFAAVLATGWQVVQKYLPP, encoded by the coding sequence ATGCACCTGCCCTCGTTTCTCTGGCTCTGGAAAATTGCGGCCTGGTCGATGGGTCTGTCCCTCGCGGTGTACGCCCTGCTGGCGGCGAGTGGCCTGTGGGTATTGATCCGGCGCCCTGGAGGGCGCAGCGGACGGGCTTTGCGCCGATTGCACCTGGGCGCCGGAGTGGCCCTGGTGGGCCTGACTTCGTTGCTGCTCGGCATTGGTGTGGTGGGTACCCTGGGCCGCTTCGGCTCGCTCGGCCATTCTCCCCACCTGGGTTCGGGGCTTTTTGTGGTCGCCCTTGTCGCTACTTCCGCCTGGACCGCCCGGCAGATGCTGCGCGGCCGCCGCTGGGCAAAACCTTTGCATTTGGGAGCGGGTAGTCTGTTGCTCGTAGGTTTTGCCGCGGTGCTTGCCACCGGCTGGCAGGTCGTTCAGAAGTATCTGCCGCCTTGA
- a CDS encoding prepilin-type N-terminal cleavage/methylation domain-containing protein, translating to MPSATRRPRGRRGLTLVEVLVATVLLALFLAALAPMLSAAALLRRQQELIAEATNLAQLEIEEIRRSWSAIENRGLGSRQNIGGLVPTAMRDRLVPLPRPCVLSEVEYEGCQYPEAVPPGALPLTASENYPFNSDGYEVSSPDPSGEGPDDLYLYDVNREPPDSPRSAGFTMAGVRGSRTYRVQVFWGYAPGSATPAVALDDPQWYRQEVVRVVVRLYLAGKDGDLPVDGDGNPTRLTRAVRPLITSRSEEVADTRSAANDPQTPPVFSPLAPLVVLSADIARSYQ from the coding sequence ATGCCCAGTGCAACTAGACGCCCGCGCGGGCGCCGGGGTCTTACGCTCGTCGAGGTGCTGGTGGCCACGGTGCTCCTGGCGCTGTTTCTGGCGGCTCTCGCCCCGATGCTCTCCGCCGCTGCCCTACTGCGCAGGCAACAGGAACTGATCGCCGAGGCTACTAACCTCGCCCAACTCGAAATCGAAGAAATTCGCCGCTCCTGGTCGGCCATCGAAAACCGCGGTCTGGGCTCCCGCCAGAATATCGGCGGCCTGGTGCCGACCGCCATGCGCGACCGGCTTGTACCCCTGCCCCGGCCCTGTGTGCTGAGCGAGGTCGAATACGAAGGCTGCCAGTACCCCGAAGCGGTTCCGCCGGGGGCTCTGCCGCTTACCGCCTCCGAGAACTACCCCTTCAACTCGGACGGTTACGAAGTGAGCAGTCCCGACCCGAGCGGCGAAGGGCCGGACGATCTTTATCTTTATGATGTCAACCGCGAGCCGCCCGACTCACCGCGCTCGGCGGGCTTCACCATGGCGGGGGTGCGTGGTTCCAGAACCTACCGGGTGCAGGTCTTCTGGGGTTATGCGCCGGGCTCCGCCACCCCCGCTGTGGCCCTGGACGATCCCCAGTGGTACCGGCAGGAGGTGGTGCGGGTGGTGGTGCGCCTCTATCTGGCGGGCAAGGACGGCGATTTGCCGGTGGACGGCGACGGCAACCCGACCCGGCTCACCCGGGCGGTGCGGCCTTTGATCACCTCGCGCAGCGAGGAGGTGGCCGACACCCGGTCTGCCGCCAACGACCCGCAGACCCCGCCGGTTTTCAGCCCCCTCGCCCCGCTGGTGGTCCTGAGCGCCGATATCGCGAGGAGCTACCAGTGA
- a CDS encoding prepilin-type N-terminal cleavage/methylation domain-containing protein — protein MRRAALGFTLLELIIVIALIGLLASFGAVSAYGLLQSRRFDSGVQELALAARKARSRALESSETYTFEFTLHDPGRNADPDDPPDRYALYRGAERPAVPDWRPLPQRIWIYRTSIPGPPYRWTFDERGTVNPSQIGTVVLQDGDNLDAGLETAKDLPGYLRSRESNPNGASRGAIMNTYLGKISVVSVGTL, from the coding sequence GTGAGGCGCGCGGCCCTCGGATTTACGCTGCTCGAGCTGATAATCGTCATAGCCCTCATCGGTTTGTTGGCGAGTTTCGGAGCGGTGTCGGCCTACGGCCTTTTGCAGTCGCGCCGCTTCGACAGCGGTGTGCAGGAGTTGGCCCTGGCCGCCCGCAAGGCCCGCTCCCGCGCCCTCGAATCCTCCGAGACCTACACGTTCGAATTCACCCTGCACGACCCGGGCCGCAACGCCGATCCCGACGATCCGCCGGATCGCTACGCGCTTTACCGTGGTGCTGAACGTCCGGCTGTACCCGACTGGCGGCCCTTGCCCCAGCGCATCTGGATCTATCGCACCAGTATCCCGGGGCCGCCCTACCGCTGGACCTTCGACGAGCGCGGCACGGTGAATCCCTCCCAGATAGGCACCGTCGTGCTCCAGGACGGCGACAACCTTGATGCCGGTCTGGAAACAGCCAAAGACCTGCCCGGCTACCTGCGCAGCCGCGAGAGCAACCCCAACGGCGCAAGCCGGGGGGCGATCATGAACACCTATCTAGGTAAAATCAGCGTCGTCTCGGTGGGGACGCTCTGA